A window from Macaca thibetana thibetana isolate TM-01 chromosome 7, ASM2454274v1, whole genome shotgun sequence encodes these proteins:
- the LOC126960120 gene encoding putative GED domain-containing protein DNM1P34: protein MHSMDPQLELQMETTQYLEDSYMAIVSKTVWELMTKEFIFSELLPNLYSRGDQNTLMEESAEQTQRRDEMLRMHHLLKEALSIIHDINTTTVSTSTGARGQLLAAGAEHLCRTQAWWLLRWAPQGKR, encoded by the exons ATGCACTCCATGGACCCACAGCTGGAGCTGCAAATGGAAACCACCCAGTACCTGGAGGACTCCTACATGGCCATTGTCAGCAAGACCGTGTGGGAACTCATG ACCAAGGAGTTCATCTTCTCAGAGCTGCTGCCCAACCTGTACTCGCGTGGGGACCAGAACACGCTGATGGAGGAGTCGGCAGAGCAGACACAGCGGCGCGATGAGATGCTGCGTATGCACCACCTGCTGAAGGAGGCACTCAGCATCATCCACGACATCAACACAACCACCGTCAGCACTTCCACAGGGGCCCGTGGACAACTCCTGGCTGCAGGTGCAGAGCATCTTTGCCGGACCCAG GCCTGGTGGCTGTTACGTTGGGCTCCCCAAGGCAAGAGGTGA